A portion of the Acidihalobacter yilgarnensis genome contains these proteins:
- a CDS encoding 2-hydroxyacid dehydrogenase has product MRGAFLDLDTLDNGDLDRTPLHEAVEDWTFHAQTAGNEVAAHIGDAEVLITNKVMVDSEALQTAPRLKLICVAATGTNNVDLEAAARRGIVVCNVRDYGTASVAEHTIALMLALIRHLPEYARAVEQGQWTQARSFSLYDFFPVGELNGRTLGIVGHGVLGGAVARIAECMGMRVLISERRGAEPRPGRTAFDSVLNQADILSLHCPLTPETAHLIGAGELDRLGPEAILINTARGGLVDSHALATALREGRLGGAGLDVLDQEPPPSDHPLLATDISNLIVTPHVAWASRNARQRLVDEMAQNIRAFQAGKPRNRVA; this is encoded by the coding sequence ATGCGCGGCGCATTTCTCGATTTGGATACCCTGGACAACGGCGACCTCGACCGCACCCCGCTGCACGAGGCCGTCGAGGATTGGACCTTTCACGCGCAGACCGCAGGGAATGAAGTCGCCGCGCACATCGGCGATGCCGAGGTGTTGATCACCAACAAGGTCATGGTCGACAGTGAGGCCTTGCAAACGGCGCCGCGACTCAAACTGATCTGCGTCGCGGCCACCGGCACCAATAACGTCGACCTCGAGGCCGCCGCCCGGAGGGGCATCGTGGTCTGTAACGTGCGCGATTACGGCACCGCCTCAGTGGCCGAACACACTATCGCACTCATGCTCGCGCTGATCAGGCACCTCCCCGAGTACGCCCGCGCGGTCGAGCAGGGTCAGTGGACGCAGGCACGCAGCTTTTCGCTATACGACTTCTTCCCGGTTGGCGAACTCAATGGGCGTACGCTGGGTATCGTCGGGCATGGCGTGCTCGGCGGCGCCGTGGCGCGCATCGCCGAATGCATGGGCATGCGCGTGCTGATCTCCGAACGCCGCGGTGCCGAACCCCGCCCTGGCCGCACGGCCTTCGACAGCGTATTGAATCAGGCCGACATACTCAGCCTGCACTGTCCGTTAACGCCGGAAACCGCACACCTGATCGGCGCCGGCGAACTCGATCGTCTGGGCCCGGAGGCCATACTGATCAATACCGCACGCGGCGGGCTGGTCGACAGCCACGCACTGGCTACCGCCTTGCGCGAAGGCCGGCTCGGTGGTGCTGGCCTCGATGTGCTCGATCAGGAGCCTCCCCCGTCCGATCACCCACTCCTGGCCACTGACATCTCCAACCTGATCGTGACCCCGCACGTAGCCTGGGCCAGCCGTAACGCACGCCAGCGGCTGGTCGACGAGATGGCGCAGAACATCCGCGCCTTCCAGGCAGGCAAGCCACGCAACCGAGTTGCCTGA
- the putA gene encoding bifunctional proline dehydrogenase/L-glutamate gamma-semialdehyde dehydrogenase PutA, translating to MLFDAPPDETEPLRTAIGQAHLGNEAKLLGKLYDEASFDEPTRQRIHAQAEALVRGMLQAPLPEDRTGVLMADYGLDGAEGRALMGLAEALLRVPDTATASALIRDRLGAADWLNPAEHSGGSPPPARNRALALASRLLGPLDDGHQRGLRRLVGRAGEPLARIAATRAMRHLGRSFVIGDDIDAALRRAARTEATGTRHAYDMLGEAAITEEDARRYYAAYREAIAAIGSQGAAHPDPLRRASISVKLSALHPRYEFAQRTRVRTEVLPRLRQLCLDAAAHNLSICIDAEESSRLEPSLDLIEALLEDPALQTWQGLGMAVQSYQKRASTVLDRILDKAERHDRKIMIRLVKGAYWDTEIKLAQIAGFTDYPVFTRRVSTNVAYLAYARRLLARRDRCYPMFATHNAHTVAAVLEIAGNADGFEFQRLYGMGAALYAQLAAHKTPTPPCRIYAPVGHQDRLLAYLIRRLMENGANGSFVHRVQRAAQRGDSTLLQDPRERLRALGDAIRNPHLPLPAHLYGELRTNAAGLDLTDEATLRPLDRALQAAAAHEWTAAPLIAGRSPAGSARPIHDPADLRRYVGSVIESSRTDVEQALSTTHAAASAWARTAAAVRAACLERLADLYEQHRAELMALCIREAGRTVPDALSEVREAVDFCRYYAAQARALFDTPRRLSGPTGESNHFSLHARGIFLCISPWNFPLAIFTGQIAAALAAGNAVIAKPAEQTPLIAALAVRLMLLAGIPAEVLALIPGDGSRIGPWLTGDSRIAGIAFTGSTQTAQAIQRHLAERPGPIVPLIAETGGINAMIADATALPEQLVRDVLQSAFASAGQRCSALRVLYLQEDVADTVLAMLRGALATQVLGDPGRLSTDIGPVIDTTARETLEAHATRMIADGRLLARAELPETCAHGHFVAPAIFRLDGIHELETEVFGPFLHIVRWRAGMLDEVIDAINATGYGLTLGVHTRIESRVRHIAARARVGNLYVNRNMIGAVVGVQPFGGEGLSGTGFKAGGPHYLLRFATERTLTVNTAAVGGDVGLLAQDD from the coding sequence ATGCTTTTCGACGCACCGCCCGACGAAACCGAACCGCTACGCACGGCCATAGGGCAGGCGCATCTCGGCAATGAAGCCAAGCTCCTGGGCAAACTCTACGACGAGGCTTCGTTCGACGAACCGACCCGTCAACGCATACACGCACAGGCCGAAGCGCTCGTACGAGGCATGCTCCAAGCCCCATTGCCGGAGGACCGTACCGGCGTGCTGATGGCCGATTACGGGCTTGACGGCGCCGAAGGTCGAGCACTGATGGGCCTGGCCGAGGCCCTGCTTCGAGTGCCGGACACGGCAACCGCCAGCGCACTGATTCGGGATCGACTCGGCGCGGCCGATTGGCTGAATCCAGCGGAGCATTCTGGAGGTTCGCCGCCACCTGCGCGCAATCGAGCCCTCGCACTGGCCAGCCGCCTACTAGGGCCGTTGGACGATGGGCATCAGCGTGGCCTGCGACGACTCGTCGGACGCGCTGGCGAACCGCTGGCACGCATAGCGGCAACACGCGCCATGCGGCACCTGGGGCGCAGCTTCGTCATCGGCGACGATATCGACGCGGCCCTGCGCCGAGCCGCGCGCACCGAAGCGACCGGCACTCGGCACGCTTATGACATGCTGGGCGAGGCCGCGATAACCGAAGAAGATGCCCGCCGCTATTATGCCGCCTACCGGGAGGCCATCGCCGCCATCGGCAGTCAGGGCGCCGCCCACCCAGACCCACTGCGCCGGGCAAGCATCTCGGTCAAGCTCTCGGCCCTGCATCCACGTTACGAATTCGCGCAGCGCACGCGCGTCCGCACCGAGGTTCTGCCCCGCCTGCGCCAACTCTGCCTCGACGCCGCCGCACACAATCTCTCGATCTGTATCGACGCGGAGGAATCGAGTCGCCTCGAACCCTCGTTGGACCTGATCGAAGCCTTGCTCGAGGACCCGGCGCTACAGACCTGGCAAGGCCTTGGAATGGCCGTCCAGTCTTATCAGAAGCGTGCGTCCACAGTTCTCGACCGGATCCTCGATAAAGCAGAAAGACATGATCGCAAGATCATGATAAGACTGGTTAAAGGCGCATACTGGGACACCGAAATCAAACTCGCCCAAATCGCTGGTTTCACGGATTACCCGGTATTCACGCGTCGCGTCTCGACCAACGTCGCCTACTTGGCTTATGCCCGCCGCCTACTGGCGAGGCGCGACCGCTGCTACCCCATGTTCGCAACGCATAACGCGCATACCGTGGCCGCGGTGCTTGAAATAGCCGGGAACGCGGACGGCTTCGAGTTCCAACGCCTCTATGGCATGGGCGCCGCCCTCTATGCACAACTCGCTGCACACAAGACCCCCACCCCACCCTGCCGCATCTATGCCCCGGTAGGTCACCAGGATCGTCTGCTGGCTTACCTCATTCGGCGCCTGATGGAAAACGGCGCCAACGGCTCATTTGTCCATCGTGTACAACGCGCGGCACAACGTGGCGATTCGACGCTCCTGCAAGACCCCCGCGAGCGCCTGCGAGCACTCGGCGATGCCATACGCAATCCCCACCTGCCCTTGCCCGCGCATCTTTACGGCGAACTACGCACCAACGCCGCAGGACTCGATCTGACGGACGAAGCCACGCTGCGCCCACTTGATCGTGCCCTGCAGGCGGCTGCCGCACACGAATGGACTGCCGCACCACTGATCGCAGGCCGCTCGCCGGCCGGCAGCGCGCGCCCGATCCATGACCCAGCGGACCTGCGGCGATACGTGGGCAGCGTGATCGAGTCAAGTCGCACGGACGTCGAGCAGGCGTTATCCACGACGCACGCAGCGGCATCTGCCTGGGCGCGCACAGCGGCCGCAGTGCGCGCCGCCTGCCTTGAGCGGCTCGCCGACCTTTACGAACAGCATCGTGCGGAGCTGATGGCGCTGTGCATACGCGAGGCCGGCCGCACGGTACCCGATGCACTGTCCGAGGTACGCGAGGCGGTGGACTTTTGCCGTTACTATGCGGCGCAGGCGCGCGCCCTGTTCGACACGCCGCGCCGGTTGAGCGGCCCCACCGGCGAAAGCAACCACTTCAGCCTTCACGCACGCGGCATCTTCCTCTGTATCAGCCCCTGGAATTTCCCGCTCGCAATCTTCACCGGCCAGATCGCCGCCGCCTTGGCTGCGGGCAACGCCGTCATCGCCAAGCCCGCCGAACAAACGCCGCTGATCGCGGCATTGGCGGTCAGATTGATGCTCCTCGCCGGCATACCGGCCGAGGTTCTGGCACTGATACCGGGCGATGGTTCACGGATCGGCCCGTGGCTGACCGGTGACTCACGCATCGCCGGTATCGCTTTTACCGGCTCAACGCAGACCGCGCAAGCCATCCAGCGACATCTGGCCGAGCGGCCTGGCCCGATTGTGCCGCTGATCGCGGAAACCGGCGGCATCAACGCCATGATCGCCGATGCTACCGCCCTGCCCGAACAACTCGTGCGCGATGTGCTCCAGTCGGCCTTCGCCAGTGCGGGCCAGCGCTGCTCCGCATTGCGCGTGCTTTACCTTCAGGAAGACGTTGCCGACACCGTGCTGGCGATGCTACGCGGCGCCTTGGCAACTCAGGTGCTGGGCGATCCTGGACGTCTGTCCACCGACATCGGCCCGGTGATCGACACAACGGCGCGCGAAACGCTGGAAGCACATGCAACGCGCATGATCGCGGATGGACGCCTGTTGGCGCGCGCCGAATTGCCTGAAACATGCGCCCATGGCCACTTTGTCGCGCCGGCAATCTTTCGCCTGGACGGCATCCACGAACTCGAAACCGAGGTCTTCGGCCCGTTTCTCCACATTGTGCGTTGGCGCGCAGGCATGCTCGACGAGGTGATCGATGCGATCAACGCTACCGGTTACGGGCTCACGCTCGGCGTGCATACCCGTATTGAGTCGCGAGTCCGGCACATCGCGGCCCGTGCTCGGGTCGGCAACCTTTACGTCAATCGAAATATGATCGGTGCCGTAGTCGGCGTGCAGCCCTTCGGCGGCGAAGGCTTGTCCGGCACGGGATTCAAGGCAGGCGGCCCGCATTATCTGCTGCGTTTTGCGACCGAGCGGACCCTGACCGTCAACACCGCCGCGGTCGGCGGCGATGTCGGGCTACTCGCACAGGACGATTGA
- a CDS encoding ABC transporter ATP-binding protein encodes MSRLLEIEDLHVAYGHIEAIKGVSLNIDAGEVVAILGANGAGKTTLMRAISGLIHPRTGSIRYRDKELTRLGADVIVGLGIAQSPEGRRVFGTLTVEENLRLGAYTRPKQEVAGSRDEIYALFPRLAERRRQLSGTLSGGEQQMLAIGRALMAKPQLLLLDEPSLGLAPLIVRGIFDALRDIRQTGVTILVVEQNARMALKLADRGYVLEVGRIVHAADSGELLASPEVRAAYLGG; translated from the coding sequence ATGAGCCGCTTGCTCGAAATCGAGGATCTGCATGTCGCCTATGGCCATATCGAGGCCATCAAGGGCGTGTCGCTGAACATCGATGCCGGCGAGGTAGTGGCCATCCTGGGTGCCAACGGTGCCGGCAAGACCACGCTGATGCGCGCAATCAGCGGATTGATTCACCCACGTACCGGCAGCATCCGCTATCGCGACAAGGAACTGACGCGTCTGGGGGCGGATGTCATCGTTGGCCTTGGCATTGCCCAGTCGCCAGAGGGGCGCCGAGTCTTCGGCACATTGACCGTGGAGGAAAACCTTCGACTGGGTGCCTATACGCGGCCCAAGCAGGAGGTCGCGGGTAGTCGCGACGAGATCTACGCATTGTTCCCGCGCCTTGCAGAGCGACGCCGTCAGCTTTCGGGGACCTTGTCGGGCGGTGAGCAGCAGATGTTGGCCATCGGACGGGCCTTGATGGCCAAGCCTCAGCTGTTGCTGCTGGACGAGCCCAGCCTCGGCCTGGCGCCGCTAATCGTGCGTGGCATCTTCGATGCCTTGCGCGATATCCGTCAAACCGGTGTGACCATCCTGGTGGTTGAGCAGAATGCCCGCATGGCGCTCAAGCTGGCGGATCGAGGTTACGTGCTTGAGGTGGGGCGTATCGTGCACGCAGCCGACAGTGGCGAGTTGCTGGCCTCTCCCGAGGTTCGCGCGGCCTATCTTGGCGGCTGA